The Micromonospora sp. Llam0 genome includes a window with the following:
- a CDS encoding glycosyltransferase, protein MSESVVDHDDVRDRPDAHGGGAIVPPPAVAPPGAARRRVLRVVGELNFGGTETRTAELLPRLVRGGTEMHLVTLSDHVGPGPLAGAVERHGGSVTAVPLGARFPVRFHRLLRQLRPDVVHVDCANFSGVLLALAAVAGVPGRVAHFRGDDNAPRSLRRRILRWLGGRLLRTFATDVLGVSPGSLTYGFHRAWRDDPRCQVVLNGLDLDRLRQPSGDDLRAVIGAGVTDVVCVSVGRASPEKRRWLLPPILAALHDRGVTAHAVLVGPGDPADDARVRAAADAAGVTDRVHLLGPRDDVGGLLAQADLVVHPSSLEGLPGGVLEPVALGIGTVACDLPGVRFIDERLPGVVIVDPGASAADWAEAALVAAAYTAATTPSAAGERFAHSAFAIDAAAETHLAIYRRRPAASGPEPKESDDRADHGGRAWTTTR, encoded by the coding sequence GTGTCCGAGTCGGTAGTTGACCACGACGACGTCCGTGACCGTCCGGACGCACACGGCGGTGGCGCGATCGTTCCACCGCCGGCCGTCGCGCCACCGGGCGCGGCCCGCCGCCGCGTCCTGCGGGTGGTGGGCGAACTGAACTTCGGCGGCACCGAGACGCGTACCGCGGAACTGCTGCCACGGCTCGTCCGCGGCGGAACCGAGATGCACCTGGTCACGCTCAGTGACCACGTTGGGCCGGGGCCGCTGGCCGGGGCGGTCGAGCGGCACGGTGGCTCGGTAACCGCCGTACCGCTCGGTGCGCGGTTCCCGGTCCGGTTCCACCGTCTGCTGCGCCAGTTGCGGCCCGACGTGGTGCACGTCGACTGCGCCAACTTTTCCGGCGTGCTGCTCGCCCTCGCCGCGGTCGCCGGGGTGCCCGGCCGCGTCGCGCACTTCCGGGGGGACGACAACGCGCCGAGGAGCCTGCGCCGCCGGATCCTCCGGTGGCTCGGCGGGCGGCTGCTGCGGACCTTCGCCACCGACGTCCTGGGCGTGTCGCCGGGCTCGCTCACCTACGGCTTCCACCGGGCCTGGCGGGACGATCCACGCTGCCAGGTGGTACTCAACGGTCTCGACCTGGACCGACTGCGACAACCGTCCGGCGACGACCTGCGGGCGGTGATCGGAGCTGGCGTCACCGACGTCGTCTGCGTGAGCGTGGGACGGGCCTCGCCGGAGAAGCGCCGCTGGCTGCTGCCACCGATCCTGGCCGCGCTGCATGACCGGGGGGTCACCGCGCATGCCGTCCTCGTCGGGCCGGGTGACCCTGCCGACGACGCCCGGGTGCGGGCTGCGGCGGACGCCGCCGGGGTGACCGACCGGGTGCATCTGCTCGGCCCCCGGGACGACGTGGGCGGCCTGCTCGCCCAGGCCGACCTGGTCGTCCATCCGTCCAGCCTGGAAGGGCTGCCCGGCGGGGTGCTGGAGCCGGTCGCGCTGGGCATCGGCACGGTGGCCTGCGATCTGCCCGGCGTGCGGTTCATCGACGAGCGGCTGCCCGGCGTCGTGATCGTCGATCCCGGGGCGTCGGCGGCGGACTGGGCGGAGGCGGCGCTCGTCGCGGCCGCGTACACCGCCGCGACCACCCCCTCGGCCGCCGGCGAGCGCTTCGCCCACAGCGCGTTCGCGATCGACGCTGCGGCCGAAACCCACCTGGCGATCTACCGACGGCGTCCGGCCGCGTCCGGCCCCGAACCGAAGGAGTCCGATGACCGAGCAGACCACGGCGGTCGAGCATGGACCACAACCCGGTGA
- a CDS encoding lipopolysaccharide biosynthesis protein, with the protein MDGPSAGRRARRARRARRARGARRARREPVTGAADRTGPDGNDRDRAVRSGIAAAMAAKATGMAAPLVITPACFQYLGDQRYGLWMAVTALTGMAWFADLGLGNGLLTRLSRLGADVRQQAREISSAFATVGTVALALLGGLLVVNPLVPWDRLLGVTDPGIAAETSTLVLLSFGAFAVNIPLSLIQRIQYADGQVVQSSVWQSAGSLTAMVAVLCAIGGGWDPLAVIACAVLAVPAVNLVNTVVYFGVQQPAKRPGPRLVDRATAAGLLRLGLRFFALTTMSSIAINVDSPLVANILGLAVAAHYAVVVKLFGVLSIFVGLVGMTVWPVNGAALACGEVAWVRRHTRRMVLLYGAVVGVAGAALVGWGHPLIELWVGGIDRAAVPVPVLAGLACWSFLVAVSSPLILVQNSAGLLRPQAVGWAAFLVLATGLKIWGLHHLGLLAVPLAACVAYLLTVWPAAVIGYRRTLDRAGQGAGASPAGPDPAGPDSAGPDPAADGGPAVRPTVDERGTGVRVGS; encoded by the coding sequence GTGGATGGCCCGTCGGCTGGCCGTCGAGCCCGTCGAGCCCGTCGAGCCCGTCGAGCCCGTGGAGCCCGTCGAGCCCGTCGCGAACCGGTGACCGGGGCCGCCGACCGGACCGGACCGGACGGCAATGACCGTGACCGTGCCGTCCGGTCCGGCATCGCCGCGGCCATGGCGGCGAAGGCGACCGGCATGGCGGCCCCGCTGGTCATCACCCCGGCCTGCTTCCAGTATCTCGGCGACCAGCGGTACGGGCTGTGGATGGCGGTCACCGCGCTCACCGGGATGGCCTGGTTCGCCGACCTGGGGCTGGGCAACGGACTGCTCACCCGGCTCAGCCGGCTCGGTGCCGACGTCCGGCAGCAGGCCAGGGAGATCTCCAGCGCGTTCGCCACCGTCGGCACGGTCGCCCTCGCCCTGCTCGGCGGCCTGCTCGTGGTCAATCCGCTGGTGCCCTGGGACCGGCTTCTCGGGGTGACCGATCCGGGCATCGCCGCCGAGACGTCGACGTTGGTCCTGCTGTCGTTCGGGGCGTTCGCCGTCAACATCCCGCTGTCGCTGATCCAACGGATTCAGTACGCCGACGGTCAGGTCGTGCAGAGCAGCGTCTGGCAGTCGGCGGGCTCGCTGACTGCCATGGTGGCGGTGCTGTGCGCCATCGGCGGTGGCTGGGATCCGCTGGCGGTGATCGCCTGCGCGGTGCTGGCGGTGCCCGCCGTCAACCTGGTCAACACCGTGGTCTACTTCGGCGTCCAGCAGCCGGCCAAGCGTCCCGGCCCCAGGCTGGTCGACCGGGCGACCGCAGCCGGCCTGCTCCGGCTCGGCCTGCGGTTCTTCGCGCTCACCACGATGTCGTCGATCGCCATCAACGTCGACAGCCCGCTGGTGGCGAACATCCTCGGACTCGCCGTGGCGGCGCACTACGCCGTCGTGGTGAAGCTCTTCGGCGTGTTGTCCATCTTCGTCGGCCTGGTCGGCATGACCGTCTGGCCGGTGAACGGCGCGGCGTTGGCCTGTGGCGAGGTGGCCTGGGTACGCCGGCACACCCGACGGATGGTGTTGCTCTACGGGGCGGTGGTCGGGGTGGCGGGTGCGGCGCTGGTCGGCTGGGGACACCCGTTGATCGAGTTGTGGGTCGGCGGCATCGACCGCGCCGCGGTGCCGGTCCCGGTCCTCGCCGGACTCGCCTGCTGGTCCTTTCTGGTCGCGGTCAGTTCGCCGCTGATCCTGGTGCAGAACAGCGCCGGCCTGCTCCGGCCGCAGGCCGTCGGCTGGGCCGCGTTCCTGGTCCTGGCGACCGGCCTGAAGATCTGGGGACTACACCATCTCGGTCTGCTGGCCGTGCCGCTGGCGGCCTGCGTGGCGTACCTGCTGACCGTCTGGCCCGCCGCGGTGATCGGCTACCGGCGCACACTGGACCGGGCCGGCCAGGGTGCCGGCGCGTCCCCCGCCGGGCCCGATCCTGCCGGGCCCGATTCCGCCGGTCCCGATCCTGCCGCCGACGGCGGTCCGGCGGTCCGGCCGACAGTCGACGAAAGGGGGACCGGTGTCCGAGTCGGTAGTTGA
- a CDS encoding NAD-dependent epimerase/dehydratase family protein, with translation MRILITGGAGFIGSNLARAALVEPAVKEVTVLDDLSVGLRDNLTGLDVEVVEGSILDPAALDAAMAGREAVVHLAALPSVPRSLRDPVASHHANATGTLLVLEAARRHDVAHLLVASSSSVYGMNPTLPKTELTWTRPMSPYAASKLATEAYALAHQASFGLPTLALRFFNVYGPGQRHDHAYAAVIPRFVHAALRGEPALVHGDGTQSRDFTYVGTVCAVILDALRRRVHHPHPVNLAFGARASLLQVLDDLAGLLGRRIDREHAPPRPGDVAHSLADTATLRALFPGISPVDRRDGLRATVEWMARRLAVEPVEPVEPVEPVEPVEPVANR, from the coding sequence ATGCGCATTCTGATCACCGGCGGAGCCGGCTTCATCGGCTCCAACCTGGCCCGTGCCGCACTGGTCGAGCCGGCGGTGAAGGAGGTGACCGTCCTGGACGACCTGTCGGTCGGACTGCGCGACAACCTCACCGGGCTGGACGTCGAGGTGGTCGAGGGGTCGATCCTGGATCCGGCCGCGCTGGACGCCGCGATGGCCGGCCGGGAGGCCGTGGTCCACCTGGCCGCCCTGCCCAGCGTGCCCCGATCGCTACGCGACCCGGTGGCCTCCCACCACGCGAACGCGACCGGGACCCTGCTGGTGCTGGAGGCGGCCCGCCGGCACGACGTGGCCCACTTGCTGGTCGCCTCCTCCTCATCGGTGTACGGCATGAATCCGACACTGCCGAAGACCGAGCTGACCTGGACCCGACCGATGAGCCCGTACGCGGCCAGCAAGCTCGCCACCGAGGCGTACGCCCTGGCCCACCAGGCGTCGTTCGGGCTGCCGACGCTGGCGTTGCGGTTCTTCAACGTGTACGGCCCCGGGCAGCGGCACGACCACGCCTACGCGGCCGTCATCCCCCGGTTCGTCCACGCCGCGCTGCGGGGCGAGCCGGCCCTGGTGCACGGCGACGGCACCCAGTCCCGGGACTTCACCTACGTCGGTACGGTGTGCGCGGTCATTCTGGACGCGCTGCGGCGCCGGGTGCACCACCCACACCCGGTCAACCTTGCCTTCGGCGCCCGGGCCAGCCTGCTGCAGGTCCTCGACGACCTCGCCGGACTGCTCGGCCGGCGCATCGACCGCGAGCACGCGCCGCCGCGTCCCGGCGACGTCGCGCACTCCCTCGCCGACACCGCCACGTTGCGGGCGCTCTTCCCCGGCATCAGCCCGGTCGATCGTAGGGACGGCCTGCGGGCGACCGTCGAGTGGATGGCCCGTCGGCTGGCCGTCGAGCCCGTCGAGCCCGTCGAGCCCGTCGAGCCCGTGGAGCCCGTCGAGCCCGTCGCGAACCGGTGA
- a CDS encoding acyltransferase — translation MRDHLAASRDPEAFVRSLGVNLTGRVRFYGVNRAMFGSEPWLITIGDNVYVTSEVQFVTHDGGTLILRKEHPELDWTAPIVIGDDVYIGMRSMILAGVTIGNRCVIGAGSVVTRDIPDNTVAAGVPARPLRSTDDYLRRLQAKSLGIGHLPVAVKHAEMKRIYGVPAG, via the coding sequence GTGCGGGACCATCTGGCGGCCAGCCGGGACCCCGAGGCCTTCGTCCGATCGTTAGGGGTCAACCTGACCGGTCGGGTGCGGTTCTACGGCGTGAACCGTGCGATGTTCGGCTCGGAGCCGTGGCTGATCACGATCGGCGACAACGTCTACGTCACCTCCGAGGTGCAGTTCGTCACCCATGACGGGGGCACCCTGATCCTCCGCAAGGAGCACCCGGAGCTGGACTGGACCGCTCCGATCGTCATCGGCGACGATGTCTACATCGGGATGCGGTCGATGATCCTGGCCGGGGTGACCATCGGCAACCGGTGCGTCATCGGCGCGGGTTCGGTCGTCACCCGCGACATCCCGGACAACACGGTGGCGGCGGGGGTGCCGGCCCGACCATTGCGCAGCACCGACGACTATCTGCGCCGGCTGCAGGCCAAGTCGTTGGGTATCGGGCACCTTCCGGTCGCCGTCAAGCATGCGGAGATGAAGCGGATCTACGGCGTACCGGCGGGGTGA
- a CDS encoding glycosyltransferase family 4 protein, which produces MRETTTRDRPTAGGPAARQSAADAATTAFRILATAAVFEPGFRGGGPIRSLRFILDTLPDDVDVTLVTRDRDLHATERYPGLSGELVHRDARSAVFYLDPVRPRQWLRLLRQIRSRPVDLLYVNSLWSMFSVVPILAVALRLLRVPAIMIAPRGELAPAALAIKSGKKRLFLAGWAPVLRRLGVRWQACSQLEADQIAAALPWARVMVNGNECPIPDRPPPPVVAHDGPLRLVFIGRISPMKNLVTALAAVARATRPVDFDIFGPDEDEPYWARCGQLIATMPGHVRVRYHGELPADEVLSTFARYDAFLFPTLGENFGHVILESLAAGCPVVCSDRTPFSELISSAGGAVVRPMTVPALAEVVDELAGRPAGERAAAKVTAGRRYRLWRRQVRELNVLDHARHFCR; this is translated from the coding sequence GTGCGTGAAACGACAACCCGGGACCGACCCACCGCCGGCGGGCCGGCGGCCCGGCAGAGTGCCGCCGACGCGGCAACCACCGCCTTCCGGATCCTCGCCACCGCCGCGGTGTTCGAGCCGGGGTTCCGTGGCGGTGGCCCGATCCGGTCGCTGCGCTTCATCCTGGACACCCTGCCCGACGACGTCGACGTCACCCTGGTCACCCGGGACCGGGACCTGCACGCGACCGAGCGGTACCCGGGGCTGTCCGGTGAACTGGTCCACCGCGACGCCCGGTCCGCGGTGTTCTATCTCGATCCGGTGCGTCCCCGGCAGTGGCTGCGGCTGCTGCGGCAAATCCGGTCGCGGCCGGTCGATCTGCTGTACGTCAACAGCCTCTGGTCGATGTTCTCGGTGGTCCCGATCCTGGCGGTGGCCCTGCGACTGCTGCGGGTACCGGCGATCATGATCGCCCCGCGCGGCGAACTGGCCCCTGCCGCGCTGGCCATCAAGAGCGGCAAGAAACGGCTCTTCCTGGCGGGGTGGGCGCCGGTGCTACGTCGGCTCGGCGTGCGGTGGCAGGCGTGCAGCCAGCTGGAAGCGGATCAGATCGCGGCGGCGCTGCCCTGGGCCCGGGTGATGGTCAACGGCAACGAGTGCCCGATCCCGGACCGTCCGCCGCCACCGGTCGTGGCGCACGACGGTCCGTTGCGGCTGGTCTTCATCGGCCGGATATCACCGATGAAGAACCTGGTCACGGCGCTGGCGGCGGTGGCCCGGGCGACCCGGCCGGTCGACTTCGACATCTTCGGGCCCGACGAGGACGAGCCGTACTGGGCACGGTGCGGCCAGCTCATCGCGACGATGCCCGGCCATGTCCGGGTGCGGTACCACGGCGAGCTGCCGGCCGACGAGGTGCTGTCGACGTTCGCCCGGTACGACGCATTCCTGTTCCCGACCCTGGGCGAGAACTTCGGACACGTCATCCTGGAGAGTCTGGCGGCCGGCTGCCCGGTCGTCTGTTCCGACCGGACCCCGTTCAGTGAGTTGATCTCCAGTGCCGGTGGGGCGGTGGTCCGGCCGATGACGGTGCCGGCGCTGGCCGAGGTGGTGGACGAGCTGGCCGGTCGGCCGGCGGGTGAGCGGGCCGCGGCGAAGGTGACGGCGGGGCGGCGGTACCGGCTCTGGCGGCGGCAGGTACGCGAACTCAACGTCCTCGACCACGCCCGCCACTTCTGCCGGTGA
- the wecB gene encoding non-hydrolyzing UDP-N-acetylglucosamine 2-epimerase yields the protein MTRVMTVVGTRPEIIRLSRVMDRLDRTVDHVLVHTGQNWDPVLSEVFFTELRLRPPDRSLGVDTTSLGRVLGGVLVGIEAALDDCRPDALLVLGDTNSAIAALMARRMRVPVYHMEAGNRCFDLNVPEETNRRLVDHVSDFNLVYSEHARRNLIAEGLHPRRILHTGSPMREVLEHYRSDIVRSTVLDQLGLTADGYFVVSAHREENVDRPDRLHRLLDCLRAVRDEWALPVLVSTHPRTRKRLEALATDPTSLDRITFHEPFGLFDYVRLQCAARCTLSDSGTISEEAAILGFPAVTLRESIERPEALDAGGIIMTGLDPAGVVEAVRATVEQVASAGVPCPADYQVPDTSRRVVDFILSTVRRHHEWAGLRR from the coding sequence ATGACCCGCGTGATGACGGTCGTCGGCACCCGGCCGGAGATCATCCGGCTGTCCCGGGTGATGGACCGGCTGGACCGCACCGTCGACCATGTCCTGGTACACACCGGGCAGAACTGGGATCCGGTCCTGTCCGAGGTCTTCTTCACCGAGCTGCGGTTGCGTCCACCGGACCGGTCGTTGGGCGTGGACACCACCTCGCTCGGCCGGGTGCTCGGCGGCGTCCTGGTCGGCATCGAGGCAGCCCTCGATGACTGCCGGCCCGACGCCCTGCTGGTGCTCGGGGACACCAACAGCGCTATCGCCGCCCTGATGGCCCGCCGGATGCGGGTGCCGGTCTACCACATGGAGGCGGGCAACCGGTGCTTCGACCTGAACGTGCCCGAGGAGACCAACCGACGCCTGGTCGACCACGTCTCCGACTTCAATCTCGTCTACAGCGAGCACGCCCGCCGCAATCTGATCGCCGAGGGTCTGCACCCGCGCCGCATCCTGCACACCGGCTCACCGATGCGCGAGGTGCTGGAGCACTACCGGTCGGACATCGTCCGGTCCACCGTGCTCGACCAGCTCGGACTGACCGCCGACGGGTACTTCGTGGTCAGTGCCCACCGTGAGGAGAACGTCGACCGCCCGGACCGGCTGCACCGGCTGCTCGACTGCCTGCGGGCGGTACGCGACGAGTGGGCGCTGCCGGTGCTGGTCTCCACCCATCCGCGGACCCGCAAACGGCTGGAGGCCCTGGCCACCGACCCGACCAGCCTCGACCGGATCACCTTCCACGAGCCGTTCGGGCTGTTCGACTACGTACGCCTGCAGTGCGCCGCCCGCTGCACGCTGTCCGACAGCGGCACGATCAGCGAGGAGGCGGCGATCCTCGGCTTTCCAGCGGTGACACTGCGGGAGTCGATCGAACGGCCGGAGGCGTTGGACGCCGGCGGCATCATCATGACCGGGCTGGACCCGGCCGGCGTGGTGGAAGCCGTCCGGGCAACCGTCGAGCAGGTCGCCTCGGCCGGGGTGCCCTGCCCGGCGGACTACCAGGTTCCCGACACCTCGCGGCGGGTCGTCGATTTCATCCTGTCCACTGTGCGGCGCCACCACGAGTGGGCCGGGCTGCGTCGCTGA
- a CDS encoding serine hydrolase produces MRSESVRGTLSRVLAALIVAATAATLAGGATTPAAAHPGPPSAVFDPDEVAWASVRDMTPADFQVRFDEYAAAGYLVVDLDLDVADDGRRIGAAFQRNLDGRGWLVRTRLTKAEFDTEFVKAADDGMRLVDFETYVEGSARYYAAAWVRNVEGYGWSMKYNLTAAEFTAYYTEQRRTRMPVDVDIYPTGAGTRYALVWVDNAENLDWRLLGGITRTEYQDAVDAYQIVYRSLVVDSALTTVDQRYAGIWVENTNHRRWWVRSDLTRQEYVNWWHRYADEGYRVINFERYETAKGTRYAGVWRQNSDRPGWKLRRSVDNLVQAEANSLNMPGIAVAVIQDGEFRYLRGFGHANVDDDVWLDSGHVLRIASVSKGVGGVLTMRAVEDGQIDPADVAQWQAEDTDLGTTWYANATAAAAEFWDSDLVCPVGDGHYSTHGYTVLGAALEGATGTPVAELTESELTASFNLGTLRPEDLSDTSVRRSTFYDGANDEYGGDEVSWKVLGGGMESSVADLARFADKLIGAEIVGPDSLDAMWVDTGWSYAYGWSISTEDGHRRIGKNGGANGSTAYLQMYPDDGIVVAVLMNRADGVSGENRAEALGSEIGTLVLNTLP; encoded by the coding sequence ATGAGATCCGAATCCGTACGCGGCACCCTGAGCCGCGTACTCGCCGCGCTGATCGTCGCGGCGACGGCGGCCACGCTCGCCGGTGGGGCGACGACCCCGGCAGCGGCCCACCCGGGCCCGCCCTCGGCCGTCTTCGATCCCGACGAGGTGGCCTGGGCCTCGGTGCGGGACATGACCCCGGCCGACTTCCAGGTGCGGTTCGACGAGTACGCCGCCGCCGGTTATCTGGTCGTCGACCTGGATTTGGACGTGGCCGACGACGGACGGCGCATCGGCGCCGCCTTCCAGCGCAACCTCGACGGGCGGGGCTGGCTGGTACGCACCAGGCTGACCAAGGCCGAGTTCGACACCGAGTTCGTCAAGGCGGCGGACGACGGGATGCGGCTGGTCGACTTCGAGACCTACGTCGAGGGCAGTGCCCGCTACTACGCCGCCGCCTGGGTACGCAACGTGGAGGGCTACGGCTGGTCGATGAAGTACAACCTGACCGCCGCCGAGTTCACCGCGTACTACACGGAGCAACGACGCACCCGGATGCCGGTCGACGTCGACATCTACCCGACCGGTGCCGGCACCAGGTACGCGCTCGTCTGGGTGGACAACGCCGAGAACCTGGACTGGCGGCTGCTCGGCGGCATCACCCGCACCGAGTACCAGGACGCGGTCGACGCCTACCAGATCGTCTACCGGTCGCTGGTGGTCGACTCGGCGCTCACCACCGTCGACCAGCGGTACGCCGGCATCTGGGTGGAGAACACCAACCACCGCCGCTGGTGGGTACGCAGCGATCTGACCCGACAGGAGTACGTCAACTGGTGGCACCGGTACGCCGACGAGGGCTACCGGGTGATCAACTTCGAGCGGTACGAGACCGCCAAGGGCACCCGGTACGCCGGCGTCTGGCGGCAGAACTCCGACCGGCCGGGCTGGAAGCTGCGCCGGTCGGTGGACAACCTGGTGCAGGCCGAGGCGAACAGTCTGAACATGCCGGGCATCGCCGTGGCGGTGATCCAGGACGGCGAGTTCCGCTACCTGCGCGGGTTCGGGCACGCCAACGTCGACGACGACGTGTGGTTGGACTCCGGGCACGTGCTACGGATCGCGTCGGTGTCCAAGGGGGTCGGCGGGGTGCTCACCATGCGGGCGGTCGAGGACGGACAGATCGACCCGGCCGACGTCGCGCAGTGGCAGGCCGAGGACACCGATCTCGGCACCACCTGGTACGCCAACGCCACCGCGGCCGCGGCCGAGTTCTGGGACTCCGACCTGGTCTGCCCGGTCGGTGACGGGCACTACAGCACCCACGGCTACACCGTCCTGGGCGCGGCGTTGGAGGGCGCGACCGGCACCCCGGTGGCGGAGCTGACCGAGTCGGAGTTGACCGCCTCGTTCAACCTGGGCACCCTGCGACCCGAGGACCTGTCGGACACCTCGGTACGACGCAGCACCTTCTACGACGGCGCCAACGACGAGTACGGCGGCGACGAGGTGAGCTGGAAGGTCCTCGGCGGCGGGATGGAGTCCTCGGTCGCCGACCTGGCCCGGTTCGCCGACAAACTGATCGGCGCCGAGATCGTCGGCCCGGACTCGCTCGACGCCATGTGGGTCGACACCGGGTGGAGCTACGCCTACGGGTGGTCGATCAGCACCGAGGACGGGCACCGCCGGATCGGCAAGAACGGTGGCGCCAACGGGTCCACCGCGTACCTGCAGATGTACCCGGACGACGGGATCGTGGTGGCGGTGCTGATGAACCGGGCCGACGGGGTCTCCGGCGAGAACCGGGCCGAGGCGCTGGGCTCCGAGATCGGCACGCTGGTACTGAACACGTTGCCCTGA
- a CDS encoding ABC transporter ATP-binding protein: protein MIATALHGDDLVLGYQRTTVVHGVSVAIHPGVVTALIGPNGSGKSTVLRSLARLHRASSGRILLGRENGDLEDAAPLSVRDFARRVTLLSQSRPHPSGLRVRDVVAFGRHPHRRRFSPLTDTDQAMVDHAMELTGTAPMARRAVDQLSGGELQRVWLAACLAQDAGVLLLDEPTNHLDLRYQVEILDLVRDLADRHQTALGVVLHDLNQAADVADRIVLLHLGRVRATGPPAEVLTAEHLSEVYGLPIDTTVDPTTGRVRVEPRGRHHRRR from the coding sequence ATGATCGCGACGGCGTTGCACGGCGACGACCTGGTGCTCGGATACCAGCGCACCACGGTCGTCCACGGCGTGTCCGTCGCCATCCACCCCGGCGTGGTGACCGCCCTGATCGGCCCCAACGGCAGCGGCAAGTCCACGGTGCTGCGCTCGCTCGCCCGGCTGCACCGGGCATCGTCCGGCCGGATCCTGCTCGGCCGCGAAAACGGCGACCTCGAGGACGCGGCACCGCTGTCCGTCCGCGACTTCGCCCGCCGGGTGACCCTGCTGTCCCAGTCCCGACCGCACCCGTCGGGCCTGCGGGTCCGCGACGTCGTCGCCTTCGGGCGTCACCCGCACCGCCGCCGGTTCAGCCCGCTCACCGACACCGACCAGGCGATGGTCGACCACGCCATGGAGCTGACCGGGACCGCGCCGATGGCCCGCCGCGCGGTCGACCAGCTCTCCGGCGGTGAACTGCAACGGGTGTGGCTGGCCGCCTGCCTCGCCCAGGACGCCGGGGTCCTACTGCTCGACGAGCCGACCAACCACCTCGACCTGCGCTACCAGGTCGAGATCCTCGATCTGGTCCGCGACCTCGCGGACCGGCACCAGACGGCCCTCGGCGTCGTCCTGCACGACCTGAACCAGGCCGCGGACGTGGCCGACCGGATCGTGCTGCTGCACCTGGGCCGGGTGCGGGCCACCGGACCGCCGGCCGAGGTGCTGACCGCGGAGCACCTGTCCGAGGTCTACGGGCTGCCGATCGACACCACCGTGGACCCGACCACCGGTCGGGTACGGGTCGAGCCCCGAGGGCGACACCACCGACGCCGTTGA
- a CDS encoding iron-siderophore ABC transporter substrate-binding protein, with translation MRTRSMTAALAAVLLIPPMLAACGTSDPQTADETPTANASGECADDTTATSTDPVEVTDALGRTVTLDAPAQRVAVLEWQQIEDVLTLCLTPVAVADPDGYRTWDTAEELPDGVADVGLRGEPNLDALFAANPDLVIVEATAEDDPVIAQLAEYDVPVLATRGADAADPVQNMLDTFALIAETVGRSDRADLVADEFRASLDEAKQQITDADPASTEFVYFDGWVQGGNVAIRPFGQGSLIGELGEAIGLTNAWTGEVDPVYGLGQTDIEGMTTVGDATLLYTGTTDPAGSVLTELEKNEIWASLPAVEQGRAYAFPAGIWTFGGPRSSQQVLDAYVDVLAS, from the coding sequence ATGAGAACCCGATCGATGACGGCTGCCCTGGCCGCCGTCCTGCTGATCCCGCCGATGCTGGCCGCCTGCGGCACCAGCGATCCGCAGACCGCAGACGAGACGCCCACGGCCAACGCCTCCGGTGAATGCGCCGACGACACCACCGCCACCTCGACCGACCCGGTCGAGGTCACCGACGCGCTCGGGCGCACCGTGACGTTGGACGCGCCGGCGCAGCGGGTGGCCGTACTGGAATGGCAGCAGATCGAGGACGTCCTCACCCTGTGCCTGACCCCGGTAGCGGTCGCCGACCCGGACGGCTACCGCACCTGGGACACCGCCGAGGAGCTACCGGACGGCGTCGCCGACGTGGGCCTGCGCGGCGAGCCCAACCTCGACGCGCTGTTCGCCGCCAACCCGGACCTGGTGATCGTCGAGGCCACCGCCGAGGACGACCCGGTCATCGCGCAGCTCGCCGAGTACGACGTCCCGGTGCTGGCCACCCGGGGTGCGGACGCCGCCGACCCGGTCCAGAACATGCTGGACACCTTCGCCCTGATCGCCGAGACCGTCGGTCGCTCCGACCGGGCCGACCTCGTCGCCGACGAGTTCCGGGCCAGCCTCGACGAGGCGAAGCAGCAGATCACCGACGCCGATCCGGCGAGCACCGAGTTCGTCTACTTCGACGGGTGGGTCCAGGGCGGCAACGTCGCCATCCGGCCGTTCGGCCAGGGATCGCTGATCGGTGAACTCGGCGAGGCGATCGGCCTGACGAACGCCTGGACCGGCGAGGTCGACCCGGTGTACGGCCTGGGCCAGACCGACATCGAGGGGATGACCACCGTCGGCGACGCCACCCTGCTGTACACCGGCACCACCGACCCCGCCGGCAGCGTGCTGACCGAGTTGGAGAAGAACGAGATCTGGGCGTCGCTGCCGGCGGTCGAGCAGGGCCGGGCGTACGCGTTCCCGGCCGGCATCTGGACCTTCGGCGGACCCCGCTCGTCGCAGCAGGTGCTCGACGCCTACGTCGACGTCCTGGCCAGCTGA